DNA from Clarias gariepinus isolate MV-2021 ecotype Netherlands chromosome 23, CGAR_prim_01v2, whole genome shotgun sequence:
CAAATGACATCCAGGATATTTCcatgaaaagtttttttaataggTTTAAAGTCTTAAAATTGTAGCAAAATCAGAAAACTTTTATAACGAATCTGGTTTATTATAATACTTatagaatttgttattttaatcaaatcagcacctaggtatcgtgatgataTATCGGGTGGTCATTGTTGATTCCCATTCGTATTCCATATAGTGTAAATAATCAGATAGCTTGTTAAATACAATATGTATAATTGCAGGAATGGAGAATGATGACAGCGCAGTACAGTATGCCATCGGACGCTCGGACACGGTGGCCCCAGGTGTCGGCATCGACTTAGAGTTTGACGCCGACGTGCAGACCATGTCCCCTGAGGCTTCGGAGTACGAGACATGCTATGTGACATCACACAAAGGGCCGTGTCGCGTGGCCACATACAGCCGAGACGGACAGCTCATTGCCACCGGCTCTGCAGACGCCTCGATTAAAATCCTAGACACGGAGCGTATGCTGGCCAAGAGCGCCATGCCCCTTGAGGTGAGCacaaataatattaaacactttttaactAACAGTTTCACTGTTAACCATGacagggacttttttttttttttttaagtgctaaAGACTTCTGACCTTTTCAGGTGATGATGAACGAGACAGCGCAGCAGAACATGGAGAATCACCCGGTTATCCGAACCCTGTATGACCACGTAGATGAGGTCACCTGCCTGGCTTTCCACCCCACCGAGCAGATCCTAGCGTCGGGATCCCGCGATTACACACTCAAATTGTTCGACTACTCCAAGCCCTCAGCAAAAAGAGCTTTTAAATACATCCAGGTACTTCATTCAagggcatacagtatgtatacatcTGATTAAATTTATTCGTAATTATCAGACAGAAAGCTGGgtttaataagtttaataaGGCATTACTAAGGATTTCTTCTCTTGTTCAgcaaacagaagaagaaaaaataatatatatctgCACCACACAAACTGTTATCGTTTAATTGTTCTCATTGGTTGGAGGTTTGTAACATCTTTTTCTTCAACAGGAAGCAGAAATGCTGCGCTCCATCTCCTTTCACCCGTCAGGAGATTTCTTGCTGGTGGGGACTCAGCATCCAACACTGCGCCTTTACGATGTCAATACATTCCAGTGTTTTGTGTCGTGCAACCCTCTGGATCAGCACACGGACGCCATCTGCAGCGTGAGCTACAACCCGGGAGCCAACACCTACGTCACGTGCAGCAAGGACGGCAGCATAAAGTTGT
Protein-coding regions in this window:
- the cstf1 gene encoding cleavage stimulation factor subunit 1 gives rise to the protein MYRPKPTLKDRQHLYKLIISQLLYDGYTNIANSLISEVKPQSVVSPSEQLMQLAKIGMENDDSAVQYAIGRSDTVAPGVGIDLEFDADVQTMSPEASEYETCYVTSHKGPCRVATYSRDGQLIATGSADASIKILDTERMLAKSAMPLEVMMNETAQQNMENHPVIRTLYDHVDEVTCLAFHPTEQILASGSRDYTLKLFDYSKPSAKRAFKYIQEAEMLRSISFHPSGDFLLVGTQHPTLRLYDVNTFQCFVSCNPLDQHTDAICSVSYNPGANTYVTCSKDGSIKLWDGISNRCVSTFEKAHDGAEVCSAVFSKNSKYILSSGKDSVAKLWEISTGRTLVKYTGAGLSGRQTHRTQGVFNHTEDYVLLPDERTVSLCCWDSRTAERKNLLSLGHNNIVRCIVHSPTNPGFMTCSDDFRARFWYRRTTTD